The genomic interval GTTCCTCGACCCCGCGAACGCGGACGGGAACGCGCTCGCGGAGCGCGCGTGGGAGAACGGCCTGCTCGTCGTCCCCGGCCGGTTCTTCGGGGACAGCGAGCGCGTTCGCGTGAGCCTCGGGCTCGCGCCGAACGAGATGGCGGCCGCGCTCGACACCTTCGGGGACGTGCTCGACCGCTTCCGGTAGGCCTGCAAGAGTTAAGGGCCGCGGACGCATCGCCGGACACATGGACGAGACTCCCCAGGAGATAACGACTCTCGTCGGCCGCGAGGTCTACTCGAACAACGGCGTGTTCGTCGGCGAAATCGAGGACCTCCGACTCGACCTCGACGCGGAGGTCGTGAACGGACTCGCGCTCGGACAACTGAACGGCGACCTCTTCACCGACCACGCGACCGGGAACAAGGGCGTCATCATCCCCTACCGGTGGGTGCGCGCCGTCGGCGACATCGTGCTCGTGAACGACATCGTCGAGCGCATGAAGGGCACCGACGAGGAGAGCGAACTCGCGATATAATCCGACAGGACTTTTCTCCCCGGGAACGCGCGTTCGGCTATGTTCGTTCTCGTGAACCTGAAGGCCTACCCCTGCGACCCCGTGGAAATCGGGGCGGCCGCCGAGACCGTCGCCGCGGAGACCGGTGCGCGCATCGCGGTCGCGCCGCAGGCCGCAGACCTGCGAGCGGTCGCGGAGACGGGCGTGGAGACGTGGGCGCAACACGTCAGTCCCGTCGAGCACGGCAGTCACACCGGAAGCACGCTCGCCGAACGAGCGGCCGCCGCGGGCGCGGAGGGCACGCTCCTGAATCACAGCGAGAAGCGCCTCCGTCTCGCGGACATCGACGACGCCGTCGGCGCGGCGGAGCGCGCCGGCCTCGACACCGTCGTGTGCGCGAACAACCCCGCGCAGGTCGGCGCGGTCGCCCAGCTCTCGCCGGACGCGGTCGCCGTCGAACCCCCGGAACTCATCGGGACGGGAACCCCGGTGAGTCAGGCCGACCCGGACGTGGTGCGCGCGGCCGTGGACGCCGCGAGCGCCGTCGGGGACGTGCCCGTCTACTGCGGCGCGGGCATCTCCACCGGCGACGACGTGGCGGCCGCGCGCGACCTCGGCGCGGACGGCGTCCTCCTCGCGTCGGGCGTCGCGAAGGCCGACGACCCCGAGGCCGCGCTCCGCGACCTCGTCACCGACAGCTAGGCGCGCACGACGTAGTGAGACGCCGCCTGCGCCTCCAGCACCGCTCTCTCCCGCATGTCCACGAGGTAGCCCGTGGGCGTGCGCCGGAGGTCGTGGTCGGCGTCGATTCGAACGAGGTGTCCCCGCACCTGCGCGGACGGCGGTTTCTGCGCGGCGGCGCAGTCGTAGACCGTGAGGAGTTCGTTCCCGCTCTCTGCCTCGTAGACGACGATGCGCGCGTGCCGGTCTAGCTGCCACTCGCCCTCGGCCACCTGGGGCAGTTTGTTCACTCGAACTCACCCAGGCTCGCCTGGCTCTCCCGGTCGCCCGCGGTCGTCTCGCGGTCGCGCTCGCGCACCTGCGGCGGCGTCGAACGGCCCTCCCACGACCCGAGTTTCGCCTGGTCGGCGTCCGAGAAGGAGAGGTTGGAGACGCGGACGCCGACCTTCCGGACTTCCGCGTCCGCGAACTCCGCGAGCAGTTCGCGCGTCACGTCGTGCACGAGGTCGGGTTCGTCCACCGGCCCGGGAAGGCTCTTCGCGCGCGTGTTCACGTCGAACGGCGGCGTCACGACCTTGATGCCGATGGTTCGGTAGAGCGCGTTCTTCCGGGTCGCGCGCTCCGCGACCGCCTCCGCGAGCGCGTCCACGCGCTCTCGAACCCGCGCGAAGTCCTCCGTCGCGCCGTCGAACGCCGATTCGCGGCTCAGGCTCTTCGGCTTCCCGCGCGGCTCCACGGGCCGCGCGTCCCGGCCGTTCGCGCGCTCGTGAAGCTCCCGCCCGCGGTCGCCGAACCACCCCGACACCTCGTGTTTCGGCGTCTCCGCGAGGTCGCCGATGGTCTCCACGCCCTCGGCGCGCAGGTCGCGCGCCCGCACCGGCCCGACGCCGTGCAACCGCGCCACGTCCAATGGCGCGAGGAACGCTTTCACGTCGTCCGGCGGGACGACGGTGAGGCCGTCGGGCTTGTCGTGGTCGCTCGCTATCTTCGCCGTGCTCATGTTCGGCGCGACGCCCACGGACGCCGGCACGCCGACCTCCCGTGCGATGCGCTGTTTCACGTGCCGGCCGAACCCCGCCGCCACCGACCACTCCGTCCGCTCGGTGATGTCGAGGTAGGCTTCGTCGATGGACACCTCCCGCACGGTGTCTCCGAGGTCGTGCAAGATCTCCTTCACCTCGTCCGCGACCGACTGGTAGTACTCCATGTCCACCGGCCGGTAGTAGCCCGCGTCCGGGTCGTCCGGGTTCGCGGCCTTCCGCGGGAGCCGGTCGAGCGCGCTCGTGATGGCTTGCGCGCTCTCCACTCCGTACGCCCGCGCCTCGTAGGACGCGGTCGCGACCGCGCCCGTGGTCTCGCCGTCCTCGTATCCCATTCCGACCACGACCGGCTCCCCTCGGAGTTCTGGCTCGCGGCGGCGCTCACAGCTCGCGTAAAAGCAGTCCATGTCCACGTGGAGGACGATGCGCTCCGCGGGGTCGGGCGCACCCGGCAGGCGGTCACCGCCGCCACGCTCGCTCATACGAGATTGGAGGGCGAGAACGGGCTAAACGGTGTTGGTACCGGAGTGAAACTATTCGAACTCGACGACGGTGCCTTCCTCACGGCAGACTTCGAGGGCGTGTTTCGCGCCCATGCCGGCGTCGTGGGCGGTCGCGCCGCGGGCGACGCCGACCTTGAGGTCGACGCCGGTGTCGTCGCGGACGGCGTCGATAGCGTCGCGGTAGGCGGCGGCGTCCATCGCGGGACAGATGGCGATGATGTTGTCGCCGCCGACGAAGAAGGAGAGCGAGTCGTGTTCTTCGTGCATGTGCCGCATGAGGCTGGCGTACGCTTGCTCGATGTGGATGAAGGTGGAGAAGGCGTCGAGTTCGTCGGTGTACTCGCCGGTGGCGTCGTTCACGTCGAAGTGCGCGATCTGGAGGTCGTCGTCGGTGCGTTCGTCGTCCTCCAGGGGCGCGCCAAGCAGGGCTTCCGTGCGGTCTTCGTCCTGCGCGCTCCCTTCCTCCTGGAGGCGGGCGGTGGCGTGGGCGAGCGCGTCCGCGGGACTCGGTGCGGTGGCGGTGGAGAGGCTGACGGTGACGGGGTAGCGGTTCCGGATGGACTCCTGGATGCGCGCGTGGTCTTCTGCGTCCACGCCGTTCGTCACGGCGACCATGTTGTCGAAACGCGTGAAGAAGACGTAGCCGTCCCGGGTGCCGAACAGCTGGGAGAGGTCGGCGTACAGCCGCGATTGGAGGGTTTGGAGGTCTACTTCGCGGCGGGGGTTCGGGGTGACGGTCCACGGGCCGTAGTTGTCGAGTTGGACGAGAGTGATCTGCGTGTTCGTCACGATACGCGGAGTTCGGCGCGCGCCCCGTTTATCGGTTTTGGGTTGCGTCTCACGTATGGTGGTGGCGGTCGGGTCGAAGGTTGCCGGCGTCCACGCCGCGGAACTCGAAGCGCGCGCCGCCGTCCCTGTCGGCGATGTCGAACGTCCAGCCGTGCGCGTCCGCGATAGCCGCGACGATGCGCAGCCCGAATCCGGAACCACCGTGCGATGTGGACGGCACCGACCCGCGGACGCCCTCGCGCACCGCCGCCGGCACGCCCGGCCCGTCGTCCGCCACGAAGAACCCGTCGGCGGACGCGCCGACCGTCACCGCGACGCCCGCGCCCGCGTGCTCCACGCAGTTCTTGAGGAGGTTTTCGAGGAGTTGCTGGAGGCGGGTGGGGTCGGCGTGGAGGGTGGCGGTGGATTCGACGGTGAGGACGGCGTCGCCGGTGGCGACGTTCCGCCACGCGCGCTCGACGACGGTTTCGAGATCGACGGGTTCGGTGTCGGCGATGTCGTCGCCGTTACGGGCGAGCGCGAGGAGGTTCTCGATTATCTCGAACGCGCGGCCGAGGGAGGTGCGCGCGGAGTCGAGGTCGGGGTCGTCGGGGTGGCGTTCGCGCGCGAAGTCGAGGCGGCCGGCGACGACCTGGAGGGGGCTTCGGATGTCGTGGCTGACGACGCTCGTGAACTCTTCGAGGCGTTGCTGGCGGTCGCGGAGTTCGGCGTCCCGGCGCTCGCGGTCGGTCACGTCCCGGATGACGGAGAGGTGTTCGCCGGGGACGATGTCGCGGACGGCGGCGTACTCGACGGCGTGCTCGTCGCCGTTCGCGTCCACGAACGGGAGGGTGCCGCGCTTCTCGGGTTCGTCGCCGAACGCCAGCCACTCCTCGCCGAAGTCCACGTCGTCGGGGAGGAACGCCGAGATGCGGCGGCCGACGAGTTCCTCGCGGGGGAGCGCGAACAGGTCGCACGCGCTCTCGTTCGCTTCGAGGTAGCGGCCGTCGTCGTCCGCGATGACGATGGCGTCGAACGCCTTCTCGAACGCCGCCCGGTAGCGGTTCTCTCGAACGCTCCGGCGGTCGCGGGCGAGCGCGACGAGCGTCCGGATGCGGTCTGCGAGGCGGGCGTACTCGCCCGTGGGGAAGCGGGACTGCGAGCGCTCGGGGCCGTATGTTTCCTCGACGGTGACCGCGCCGTCGCGTTCGCGGACGGCGAGCACCGGAACGTCGGCGGCGCGTTCGCGGACGCGGTCGGCGGCGGCCGCGGCGTCCGACCCGGCGACGACCACGCAGTCCACGGCGTGCGCGTCGAGGTAGTCGAGGGCGTCGGCGACGCGCTCGCGGGCCGTGACGGCGAGCGTGGCGTCCGCACGCCCGAGGTGCGCCGCCAGCGTGCCGGTCGGGTCGAGGCAGAGAACGGAGAGAACGCGCGACCCACCAGTCATGCGAGAGATTACGCCACATACAGTATTTGAGCGTATTGGCGACTACTCGACGACTGCGACCGCGCCGCCGTCCACCACGCGCTCGCCGTCGTCGTTCGTGACGACGAGGTCGGCCTCGACGCGCGTGCCGTCCGCGGCGTCCTCGACGGCGGTGATTTCGAGGGTCGTCGTGAGCGTGTCTCCCGGCCACACTTGTGCGACGAACCGCGTGTCGTACTCGCGGAGGCCCGCGAGGCCGAACGTCTCCCGGACGAGGGCGGACGCGACGCCCGCGGTGAACATGCCCTGTCCGAACACGGACGGGTAGCCCGCGTCCCGGGCGTGCGGGTCGTCGTAGTGAATCGGGTTGAAGTCGCCGCTCGCGCCCGCGTACCGCACGAAGTCCTCGCGGGACACGTCCTCGGTGACGCGCTCGAACGTGTCGCCGACCGCGAACGACTCCGTCATTCTCCCTCACCCCGGATGGCGCGCCCGGTCTCGATGCGGGTGTTGTAGTCGGAGAGCACGTGACTTCCGGACTCGTCAGTGAAGTCCGTGCGGAGGACGGCGAACGTCATCGTGCCGCCGCCCCGACCGTCGCGCTGGTAGACCTCCGTGAGCGTGGTGTCGCCGGTGAGCGTGTCCCCGACGTAGAGCGGGCGCTCGTACTCGTAGCGCTGCTGGCCGTGCACGACCCGCGCGCGGTCGAACCCCAGCTCGAACCCGAGGTCGTGGTCGATGCCGTCCGGGCGGTACCGGGGGAAGAAGGAGGTGCGGGCGAACGTCGGCGGCGCTGGAATCGCGTCGTAGCCCGCCTCTCGGGCGGCCTGTTCGTCCAGGTACACGTCGTCGGGGTCGTCGATGGCGCGCGCGAACTCGGCGACCTTCCCGCGCTCGACGTGGAAGTCCTCGACGGTTCGATGCGTGTCGCCGACCTGGGCTTCGAGGTCGGCGAGCGGTAGGGATGGCACGCTCCGAACTCCGGCGACCCCCGGGAAAAAGGATGGGGTTAGAAGGGGTAGTCGCGGGCCTCGCGCTGGAGGCTGATCCACTTCGGCTCCGTGATTTCGTCGAGGAACGCGTCGCTGTTGTACGTCCCGATGCCGGACGCGCCGATGCCGCTGAAGGGCACGTGCGCCTCGTCGTTGATGGACTGGTCGTTCACGTGGACGTTCCCGGTCTCGATGCGCTCGGCGATCTCCTTCCCGGTCTGGAGGTCGCCGGCGTGCACGCTCCCGGAGAGGCCGTACTCGGTGTCGTTCGCGAGTTCGACGGCCTCGTCGATGTCGCTGAAGGGGATGACGGGCGCGATGGGGCCGAAGTGCTCGTTCGCCGCGACGGGCATGTCGTTCGTCACGTCGGAGAGCACGGTCGGCTTCACGACCAGCGAGTCCTCGACGCCGTCGATGTCGGCGGTTTCGCCGCCGGTTTCGAGGGTCGCGCCCTCGCTGACGGACTCGTTCACGTACCCGAGCATCTCGTCGCGCTGGCTCTCGTCGATGATGGGGCCGACGACGGTCTCAGCAGTATGCGCGCTCCCGACCGGGAGGTCTTCGGCGCGCTCGGTGAGGCGTTCGACGTACTCGTCGTACACGTCCTCGTGGACGATGTGGCGGTTGATGGAGATGCAGACCTGGCCCTGGTGGACGAACGTCCCGAACGTCCCGCCGTCGAGCGCGCGGTCGAGGTCGGCGTCCGCGGTGACGATGTGCGCGTTGTTCCCGCCGAGTTCCATCGCGGGGACGGCGAGGTTCTCCGCGGCGGTCGCGGCGACCCGCCGCCCCACAGAGGTCGACCCCGTGAACGCGACCACGTCGCTGACGGGGTGGCCGGCGACCCGGTCGCCGATTTCGGAGCCCTCGCCGACGACGACGTTCAGCACGCCGTCCGGCAGCCCCGCCTCCTCGAACAGTTTCGCGAACAGGAGGCCGCCCGTGATGGGCGTGTTCGTCGCGGGCTTCAGGACGACCGTGTTCCCGGACGCGATGGCGGGCGCGACGGCGCGCATCGAGAGGTTCAGCGGGAAGTTCCACGGACTGATGACCGTCACCGTCCCCTTCGGCTCCCGGCGCACGATGTTCTCCTTGCCAGGGATGTTGGAGTCCGCGTGCTCGCCCTTCGTCCGCCGCGGGAGCGTCGCCGCCTCCGCGGCGTGGTCGGACGCGATCTGTATCGAGGTCTCGCCCATGATGGTCGAGCCGCCGGCCTCGTACTCCAGGAGGTCGATGATTTCGTCCTCGTGCGCGTGCAGGGCGTCGAGGAAGTCCTGCACGACCTGCTCGCGTCGCGCGGGCGGCGCGTCCGCCCACGCCTCCTGCGCGGCTTCGGCGGCGTCGTAGGCGGCGTCAACGTCCGCCTCGACCGCCGCGGGCACCTCGGCGACCGTCTCGCGCGTCGAGGGGTCTTCGACCGCGATGGTGTCGCCGCTCTCGCTCTCCACCCACTCCCCGTCGATGAAGAGGTCGCTCCAGTCGGCGTCGATGGTGTACTCGGACATCCGTACCCAGCCGTTGGCGCGTCGCACACATAGGGGGGCGTCAACGGGCGAGGAGGACTGAAACCCGCATCTTCAAACGGGAA from Salarchaeum japonicum carries:
- a CDS encoding sensor histidine kinase — translated: MTGGSRVLSVLCLDPTGTLAAHLGRADATLAVTARERVADALDYLDAHAVDCVVVAGSDAAAAADRVRERAADVPVLAVRERDGAVTVEETYGPERSQSRFPTGEYARLADRIRTLVALARDRRSVRENRYRAAFEKAFDAIVIADDDGRYLEANESACDLFALPREELVGRRISAFLPDDVDFGEEWLAFGDEPEKRGTLPFVDANGDEHAVEYAAVRDIVPGEHLSVIRDVTDRERRDAELRDRQQRLEEFTSVVSHDIRSPLQVVAGRLDFARERHPDDPDLDSARTSLGRAFEIIENLLALARNGDDIADTEPVDLETVVERAWRNVATGDAVLTVESTATLHADPTRLQQLLENLLKNCVEHAGAGVAVTVGASADGFFVADDGPGVPAAVREGVRGSVPSTSHGGSGFGLRIVAAIADAHGWTFDIADRDGGARFEFRGVDAGNLRPDRHHHT
- a CDS encoding MaoC family dehydratase codes for the protein MTESFAVGDTFERVTEDVSREDFVRYAGASGDFNPIHYDDPHARDAGYPSVFGQGMFTAGVASALVRETFGLAGLREYDTRFVAQVWPGDTLTTTLEITAVEDAADGTRVEADLVVTNDDGERVVDGGAVAVVE
- a CDS encoding FAS1-like dehydratase domain-containing protein, with amino-acid sequence MPSLPLADLEAQVGDTHRTVEDFHVERGKVAEFARAIDDPDDVYLDEQAAREAGYDAIPAPPTFARTSFFPRYRPDGIDHDLGFELGFDRARVVHGQQRYEYERPLYVGDTLTGDTTLTEVYQRDGRGGGTMTFAVLRTDFTDESGSHVLSDYNTRIETGRAIRGEGE
- a CDS encoding aldehyde dehydrogenase family protein, whose amino-acid sequence is MSEYTIDADWSDLFIDGEWVESESGDTIAVEDPSTRETVAEVPAAVEADVDAAYDAAEAAQEAWADAPPARREQVVQDFLDALHAHEDEIIDLLEYEAGGSTIMGETSIQIASDHAAEAATLPRRTKGEHADSNIPGKENIVRREPKGTVTVISPWNFPLNLSMRAVAPAIASGNTVVLKPATNTPITGGLLFAKLFEEAGLPDGVLNVVVGEGSEIGDRVAGHPVSDVVAFTGSTSVGRRVAATAAENLAVPAMELGGNNAHIVTADADLDRALDGGTFGTFVHQGQVCISINRHIVHEDVYDEYVERLTERAEDLPVGSAHTAETVVGPIIDESQRDEMLGYVNESVSEGATLETGGETADIDGVEDSLVVKPTVLSDVTNDMPVAANEHFGPIAPVIPFSDIDEAVELANDTEYGLSGSVHAGDLQTGKEIAERIETGNVHVNDQSINDEAHVPFSGIGASGIGTYNSDAFLDEITEPKWISLQREARDYPF
- a CDS encoding PRC-barrel domain-containing protein → MDETPQEITTLVGREVYSNNGVFVGEIEDLRLDLDAEVVNGLALGQLNGDLFTDHATGNKGVIIPYRWVRAVGDIVLVNDIVERMKGTDEESELAI
- the tpiA gene encoding triose-phosphate isomerase, with the protein product MFVLVNLKAYPCDPVEIGAAAETVAAETGARIAVAPQAADLRAVAETGVETWAQHVSPVEHGSHTGSTLAERAAAAGAEGTLLNHSEKRLRLADIDDAVGAAERAGLDTVVCANNPAQVGAVAQLSPDAVAVEPPELIGTGTPVSQADPDVVRAAVDAASAVGDVPVYCGAGISTGDDVAAARDLGADGVLLASGVAKADDPEAALRDLVTDS
- a CDS encoding GTP cyclohydrolase III, coding for MTNTQITLVQLDNYGPWTVTPNPRREVDLQTLQSRLYADLSQLFGTRDGYVFFTRFDNMVAVTNGVDAEDHARIQESIRNRYPVTVSLSTATAPSPADALAHATARLQEEGSAQDEDRTEALLGAPLEDDERTDDDLQIAHFDVNDATGEYTDELDAFSTFIHIEQAYASLMRHMHEEHDSLSFFVGGDNIIAICPAMDAAAYRDAIDAVRDDTGVDLKVGVARGATAHDAGMGAKHALEVCREEGTVVEFE
- the dinB gene encoding DNA polymerase IV, with the translated sequence MSERGGGDRLPGAPDPAERIVLHVDMDCFYASCERRREPELRGEPVVVGMGYEDGETTGAVATASYEARAYGVESAQAITSALDRLPRKAANPDDPDAGYYRPVDMEYYQSVADEVKEILHDLGDTVREVSIDEAYLDITERTEWSVAAGFGRHVKQRIAREVGVPASVGVAPNMSTAKIASDHDKPDGLTVVPPDDVKAFLAPLDVARLHGVGPVRARDLRAEGVETIGDLAETPKHEVSGWFGDRGRELHERANGRDARPVEPRGKPKSLSRESAFDGATEDFARVRERVDALAEAVAERATRKNALYRTIGIKVVTPPFDVNTRAKSLPGPVDEPDLVHDVTRELLAEFADAEVRKVGVRVSNLSFSDADQAKLGSWEGRSTPPQVRERDRETTAGDRESQASLGEFE